From the Mesoplasma syrphidae genome, the window GCTTAAAACCAAAGATTAAAATAATCAATGACATATGTCAAAACTGAATAAAATTAACAGTTCCATCAGTATTGGTTCCTGCTTGAATTCCTCACTCTGAAAATGGCGGAATTTTCTGCCCATTAACAATATATGGAAATATGACAACTTCTAGAGGATATAAAATTGAAATTAATCCGATAATAATAATTCCTCTTGTAACGTTATTATGATACTTTTGTTTGGCAGTTGAATATATTTCGTTAGCCGCAATATAATCATGATTAGCAATTGGCTTCATCAATAAGATTACTGTCGAAATTCCCATTGCTCCTTCAGCTGTTCCACCTAGAACTGCTAATGCTGTGGTAATTTTGATAAATCCGTTGAACTCAGTTCCATAGGCATTCAAAATTCAATAAATCATTAAAAACTGGATGACAGTATTAGTAAGTGAGATTAAAACACCCACAAGAGCACTAAAGACTCCATTTTTTGCATATGTACGCATTTTATCCCCTCCTTGTCCAATAATTTATTTTAAAGCAAACTATTCTTCTAAAAATAAGTTCAGTTCAATAATCTCTTCATTTAAATATGCCAAAGGCTCTGGCAATTTTTTAAACACTAATTTTGATGCTGATAAAAAAATCATGCGCTCACTGTTAATTTTAATTCCCTTATATCTATAATCGTTAACGATTGGATAACCATAATAAGCTAATGTCGCTCTAATTTGGTGTTTTCTACCAGTTAATAGTTGAGCTTCAATGACATTAAATTCATCCTGCTCTAAAACAACTTCAAATTTTGTTTCACAATATTTGTAACCAGGCTTCTCTTCTTCAGAGAAGATTGAAATTTGTTGATCTTGGTCATATCAGATTCACCCCTTTGCAGTAAAACTTTTTTTAAAGTGATTTGATACTTTGGCAATATAATATTTTTCAATGTCATTTTTATTTTGTACTGCTGTTAATAAAATATCTAAGGCAACTTTATTTTTAGCATACATCACTAATCCTGAAGTTAATTTATCTAAACGATGTACATGAGATACAACAAATGAATTTTCTTGCTCAGGGTCATACTCTTCATGATCATACAAATACGATTTAACCATATCGTCTAATGAGACATTAATTGGGGAATGCATTTCAATATTTGCTTCCTTATTGATAATGATGATATTTTCATCCTCATATGCAACCATCATTCCCTGTCATTCAACATACTTAAATTCATCACGAACCGCTGGTTTATTAGTATCATAAACTTCAATAATATCGTTTTCATGAATTAAATATTTTTGATCTTTGATTCGCTTTCCATTAAGTTTAACATCGCCTTTACGAAATCACTTATAAATAACTGATAATGGTGTTGTTGAATAACTTTTTTTAACAAACTTAAATAGCGTTTGCTGACTGTCATTTTTATTTACTGTAAATTTTGTCATTTTTTTCTCCTATTTGGCCACAATCAGCATTAATGCAGTAAAGTTATACCCCATATGCACTAATCAGGTGTAAGTAACATTTCCTCTTGAAATGCTAAAAGTTATTGCTAAAATAAATCCCGCAATTAAATAATTAAGTAAATTTTCTATATCGCCATTTGATACATGCATTATTCCAAAATAAAATGCACTAATGAAAATAGCAATTCCTCGATTACCCACTCCGACAAAAATTGCATGACGGCAGGCAAGTTCTTCAGCAATTGGTGCTGCCAAGACCGTAAAGATAATTAAAGTAAAAATATAAATTCCCTTAAAGGTTGAATTTGCATCTTTTAACGGTCCTGTTATTGTATTTTGATTTTCAGACTCTTCCAATCCGATTTGACTGGCAAATGCTGCATAACCAAAAATACAAATACCCACCATTATTAATATTCCAATTGCAACTGTAATTGATAGCAGCCTCCAGTTTTTTTTAAAAGTTTCTAAAACACGACTTTTTAAATCAGTTGTAGATTTGAAAGCTATTCAGATCACTACTAACTCTCCAATGATTTGAAATCAAGTAACAAGCAAGGTTCCCCAGTTATTTAATTGGCTCGTCCCTTCTTCATTAACATTAACAAATGTTGGAATAACCGAAATTATCATCATACCAATCATTGCTACAATAAAGGGAATTAATAAGAAGGTATAAAATGTCAACAAACCCGTCTTAACAAATAATTTGGTATTACGATTATATAAAACATAACCACCGATAAGGGCTGACAAGATTACGACTCCTTGATTTGCCATTGGCAACCATGCATTGACATCTTTAACCGCTGGATTCATTCCAAAAGCAAAGCGAAAAATGAATAAAGAAATAAACGGAATTAGCAAAATAGTTACTATAAAAATAATGCCATCTGTTTTTGGATTATAAATTTTAAATAAGAACCCATACTGACGATCAACATTTGTTTCTGGTAATTGAACTTTGTTTCAAAAATTCACTTTTGTACTTGAAATTGTTGAGTCCATATTTTCCTTTCTAAAAACAGCAAAGAATGCCTTTATATTCTTTAGTTTTGTTTACTTCAATTTTCACTTTTAAAATCAACAAAAGTTTTTGTTGTCATAATTATAAATTTGTCGTTGATGCTTGCCAATATCTGAACTTCTTGTGTTGGTTTTGTACGAACTACAAATCCTTTTACCTGATCATTTAAAATTAGCCCACGATCTTTAATCGATAATGTTGGTGCATAAATTGCCAACGGCCCATCATAAACTGATTCAGTTTTATAACCTCGTGTTTCCAAATCTGATAAAATCAAGTTCATTGTATACTTTATATTACTTGCTGTTTTTGTAGATTCCTCTGAGCGCATAACTTTGTAGGAATTGTAAAACTTATTGTAAATCATAAATACAGAAAACATAGCATTATAACGCTTACTATTAATGACATTTTTAATTTCATTAATTAATGTTTGATTTTCTAATACACGTAAAACTGCGATTGCCTCATCAGCGTCTTTCTCAAATTCTTTTGAAGTTTTAATTTGATTTTTAACCGCATTAATGCTCTGACTTAAATTATAAATCTCGTTAGACAAATCTGCTTCAGAAATTTTATTTTGAGGAATTGCAACTTTTTTATTTGTGCCTTCAACTAAAGTGATTTCTTCAAAAGAAATTCCCAGTTTTTCTTCAAAATTAGCTATTTCCTGCTTAACAGAAAAACTGCTGCTTTCTTGTGCCTCAGCAATACGCTTCAATATATTTTTTTTGGCTTTTTCAAGTTTGTTCAAGCTTGACGGGGAGTTGTTTTCTCCATTTGCAATTTTTTCAAGTTCTGCAACAATTTTAAAATCAACATTTGTCAAATATTGTTTTAAACGATCAAGATATGGATTTTCAAACATTATAATTTTTCCTTTCTTTCCTTTCAATATATTTATTGTTCTTATTATTTTATCATTTCTAAAAAAATAAAAACAATCTACAAAATAGATTGTTCTTTAATATGTCAATAATCGTTATAATTATCCAATTAATCCTGAATCAACCATTGCTTGTTTAACTCCAGCAATTGCAGCTTCTGCATCAGTTCCATCTGCTTCGATAGTTACTTCAACTCCATTTTTAATAGCCATTGCCATAACGTTCATAATTGATTTTAAATTACCTGATTTATCACCAGCAATAATTTTAATTTCTGATTCATATTTTGAAGCTTCTTTTGCTAATACTGAAGCTGGTCTAGCATGTAAACCAACTTTATCAGTAATGATGGCTGTAAATTGTGCCATATTATTTCCTCCTATTTTACAATAACTAAATTATATCTATATTCCGAGCTTAAAGCAATTAAATAGAAGTTTTTTCTACTTCTTTGAAAGGGCTTTATTGCCAATTGGAATAACCATAACACCATACATAGGGTTGTTAAAAGCAACTTGCAATTGAGTTCCAATTATTTTAATAACAATCCCTTCTCCAAAAATGACGTGTTCAACAAGATCACCTGAAGCATAATCATTTTCATGCTGCTCATCAAATTTTTCAGACCACAAATCTTTTTCAGTTTTTACAACCTTTGTTGATGTAATTGTCCCATTTGCATGAGCAAAAAGTCCACTCTCAAACTCATAAAGTTCTTTGTTAAGCTCAGTAATAAATTTTGACGGTGATAACTCTCCTTGGGAAATATATGATCATTCTCCGCGAATATACGAAATATATAACTTCTCTTGTGCTCTAGTCAAAGCAACGTACAATGCACGGCGCTCTTCTTCTAATTCTTCAGTTGAAAACATTGAACGTTTGCCAGGAAAAACATCACGATTTAATCCCGCAACAAATACAACTTTATTTTCTAGGCCTTTTGCAGAATGAATTGTTAGTAGTGTTACCTTATTTGGGTGAGTTTCATCATCTTCTTCACTAGCTAAAGATTCTTCTTGTAGAAATGCAATAAAACGATCTTCTTCATTATATTCAAGAGGATCAAAACTTTCATCAAAATGACTTAATTGATCATATAAAGCCTTAATGTTTTGTAATGCATCTTCATCTTCTAAAATTTCCAAGCGTTTTTCATATCCTGAAGCAGCCAACAAGTATTTAATTAATCCTGCAATTGATATATTTTTTTCATAAATTCGTCGTCCTTCAATTAGTGTCAAGCGTAAGTCTTTTAAATTTTTTGTAGCTAAATTAATAAGCGATTCATTCTCATGTGTTATTAAATCAAAAATATTCATTGCCTTGTCACGGCTAAGTTCAAAAATTCTTTGAATTGTTATATTCCCAATTTTGGGAGTAAAATTTAAAACTCGCTCTGCAGACAAGTTATCTTTAACAACAACCATTTTTAACATTGAAATAGCATCTTTAATGACTTTGCGGTCGCGAAATTTGATTCCTCCAATTAGCTGAAACGGAATTTTTGAATTATCCAAAACTTTTTCAATTTCTCGAGATCAAGCATTCATTCGGTATAAAACATAAACATCACCATACTTATAACCTTCTTTAACCAAATTCTTAATTTCGCTGGCAATAAACTTAGCCTCGGTATACATCGAAGCGCACTCCTTAACTTGAACTTTATTTCCACTACTATTGTTAGTAAAAATATCCTTTTTCTCGCGATTTTGATTATTATTAATAAAATCATTAGCAATATCTAAAATTTGCTGAGTTGAACGATAATTCTCATTCAAAACTACACTTTTGGCATCTTTATATGTTTTTTCAAAATTCAAAATAATATTGACTCTTGCTCCTCTTCATGAATAAATTGTTTGGTCCGGATCACCCACAACAGTTAAATTTGTTTTACCACGTGTCAAAAATTTGATCAAATCAAATTGAACATCATTAGTATCTTGAAACTCATCAACCATTACATAATCATATCGATCCCTTCATTTATTAACAGTCTCGGGATTTTGGTTAAATAGTTGATGAACTTTAATTTGTAGGTCATTGAAATCAACTGAATTATTTTCTAGCAGTTTTTGTTCATAAATTCTATAAACTGCTGCTAAATTTTTTTCTAGCAGAGAATAACTTTCATCCATTACTTCTTTTGGTGAAACAAAATTATTTTTTCAATTAGAGATTTGATTGACAGCTTGCTTATTTAGATCACGAATTAAAGGCTCGTCAAACAAATCTAGCTCTCTAACAATTTTTTTAATCATCTGTTTTTGATCATTCTGGTCAATAATTAGAAAGCCTTTTTGCAGTCCAACTAAGTTAAATTCTTCACGCAAAATTCTTGAACACCATGCATGAAACGTTGATATAAAAGGCTTTGATTGCAAATTACCTGTTAATAACTCTACACGCTCTTTCATTTCTCTTGCTGCCTTATTTGTGAAAGTAACTGCCAATATTTTTCAGGGAGCAATATGCTCTTCTTGAATTAGGTAAGCAATTTTAGTTGTAATTACTTTAGTTTTTCCCGAACCTGCTCCAGCAATAATTCTTAAAGGCTGTTTGGTTGTTACAACAGCTTCTAATTGCTTTAAATTTAATTCATCTAATAAGTTACTCATCGAAATTTTCCTTTCTTGTTTCTAATTGTTTTTTCTTTTCAGATTCAACCTTCAAATTTTCTAAAAGATTCTTCTTGTCAAGACTAATTGATTGATTAAATTCAGACAATTCATCAACTGCAATTTCTTTAAGAACATTTTCATCAAAATTTCCTGGTTGATCACTTAAAGCAATATGCTCTTCACTTCTTTTTAGAATCCTTGTAAACTCTTTTTTTGCTTTAGCTATTTTAGGTTTTGATTCTACAACATAAAGTCCAAATTTAATGTCAACAAAAGAGCGTTGTTGTTCTTGTAATTTAATTTCAAGGCATAAAAATAATAATCATAATGTATAAAATAAATAACTCAAATTCACAATTATTTTGGCCAAATTGAAAATGCTATTATTAATAGGCTTGTCTTCGTTATAAGGTCCCATAAGTAAAATTGCAGTAATTTGAGCAACTAGCATTACAACTCAGGGAATAAACAAGAAAAAAGCCTCACGACTAATTAAAGCCTTCATTGAAACTTTATGTTCGTAATTTACCAGTCGAATTTTAAATAAAAATTTGCCTATTGTGTTACCTTTTAACAAAAATGGTACCAGCACAAAATAAACTGCCATAATTAGCAATGATGCAAAAAGCATTCCCAAAGCCAATGCTCATTGCGCCGGTTCAATTTTGAAAACAAATGTTAAAACAAATCCGGGAGTGGATGCCAAAAATAAATCAAAAAGTCTAGCAAATAACACCTTATAGATGCTTGCTAGACGATAAGCATTTTCCTGGTTTAAAGAAATTTCATGGTCTTTGTCTTCTAATTTAACCATATCATATTGCAAATTATCAGAGTTCATGTTCTTTCCTCTATTTTCCGATTTTTCTTAGTTCAGAAGAAACAAATCCTTCAAATTCTTTAATACGCTTTGTAAAATCTGGATTACGATCTTCTAAATATACTGAGTTAGTTTTCATAAAAGATCTAATTTTATTTTCCATTTTAGTATCAGCATATTTTAGAGCTTTTTTATAAAGTTGTTTATTTCCAAATTCCTTAACCAAATTTAAAAAATCATAAGTCATTTGATAATAATATGCGTAGTTCAATTCGTCTTTTAATTCTTTATAAGCACCAATACGGCGGTAATAATTTAAAATATGCGGTCATTGATTGACTAAGTCAAAGGCAGAATATTTTAAAACTGTTGAACGATGATTACATAAAACTTTTGAAGTAAAGTAAAAAGTTCTTGCTTGCCCCAATGCTTTATACAAAAATAAGGTATCAAAACGAACGCTTCTTCTAAAATTAATTCTAAAGTCTTTTAAGTACTTAAGACGAAAAATTTTTCCATAAATCATTTGGTTAAAATGAGCAAAAACTTCTGTTGATTTAGGAAGTTCGTAAACTTTATCCATTTGCAAAGCAGTTGTCGAAGTAGCTTCAAATAAACCACTAAAGTTTAAACGATACTCCAAAATATCAATTTTAGGTTTTTTTCCTTGAGTTATTTTTTTAATTTCTTCAATAAAATTAGACTCCAAAATATCTCCTTCTTTAATAAATGAAACATATTCTCCTGAAGCTAATTGCAAACCAGTATTTCAGTTAGTTGCTGAACCCTGTCCCTTATTATTAAATGCTACTATTATTTTTTCGTTTTCTCTAAATTGATCTTTTAAAAATTCAATAGACTCTTTTTCAATTGAAGGATCATCATTAACAATTATTAACTCATAATCATCAATTGTTTGTCTTTTTAAAGAATTAATAGTTTTAAACAATTTGTTTTCTTTTCCTTGTGCAGAAATAACAAATGATAACAACATGATGATTCCTCCATTTTTCTATATCATTATTATTTTACACCAAAAATATCGGGTTTTTATAATGGTATAAAAAAATGCCAAAAGGCATTTCTTAAAATAATAAGTTTTTAGGTGTTCGGGGAAAGGGTATAACATCACGAATGTTTGATGCTCCCGTAATGTACATTAACAGTCTTTCAAAGCCTAAACCAAAGCCAGCTGATTTATAATATCCATAGTCACGAAGACTAATATATCACTCTAAGTCGTTAGGATTAATTCCAATTTCAATGCAGCGTTCTTTAATTTTATCTGTATTGTCTTCTCTTTGACTTCCACCAATTAATTCTCCAATTCCTGGAACCAGTAAATCGACTGCTGCAACCGTCTTACCATCAGAATTTTGCTTCATATAAAATGCCTTAATTTCTTTTGGATAATCAATTACGAAAGTTGGACATTTGTTGACAACTTCACAAATATAGCGCTCATGTTCTGTTCCCAAGTCTAAACCAAAGTAAATATTATTGTCTTCAAATTGATGACCATTATCGATAGCTTTTTGTAGCACTTTTAATACTTCTTCGTATTTCATTGTCTTAAACTCTGAATTAACAATTTTAGAAATTTTATCAATTAATCCAGCTTCCAAATTTGATTCCAAAAATTTTAACTCTTCAATATTTTTCTCCATTACATACGAAACTGTCGATTTAAGCATATCTTCAATCAAAATAATATTTTTAGCTAAATCATTAAATGCAACTTCAGGTTCCAACATTCAAAATTCAGAAGCATGACGATTTGTATGTGAATTTTCGGCTCTAAAAGTTGGGCCAAATGTGTAGGTATTTTTGAAAGCCTGTGCAAATGCTTCAGCATTCAATTGTCCAGAAACAGTTAAAGCCGCTTTTTTAGCAAAAAAATCATTAGCATAATCTTTGTCTTCATTAACAGTCACTACAAATTGTTCTCCTGCTCCTTCGGCATCATTGCTTGTAATAATTGGAGTTTGCACGTAAATAAAGTCTTTTTCTTGAAAAAATTTATGCAAAGCAAATGCTGCTGTTGAACGAATTCTAAAAATAGCATTAAACGTTTTTGTTCTTGCTCTCAAATGAGCAATTTCTCTTAAGAATTCTGAAGAATGTTCTTTTTTTTGCAGTGGGTAGTCCTCTATTGCCTGATCCAGCAATTCAATTTTTGTAGCTTGCATTTCAAAAGGCTGTTGTTTTCCTGGTGTCAAAACAATTGTTCCCGTTACTTCGACAATCGAGCTAACTCGAGCTTTTAAACCTTCTTCAAAACCATTAGTCGTTGTTTTATAAACAACTTGCAAATCATTAATTGTTGTTCCATCATTTAGAATCATAAATGACACTACTTTTCCTTGACGATTTGATCTTACACGGCCTAAAAAAACCAACTCCTTATGTTCTAAAGTTCCTTGACTTTTAAAAATTTGCGCTAATTCCATTTTATTTCTCCTCTTTTAAAATATGTTGAGTTATAAATTTTCCTACTCCACCGTTTTTATTTGTATCAGTTATATATTTTGCAATTTCTTTAATTGGTTCAACAGCATTTCCCATTGCTACAGAATTAGGAATTTCTGTAAACATTGAAATATCATTCATGTTGTCTCCAAAAATTATAATTTCATTCAGATTAATATTAATCATCTTTGCTAATTTTTTAATTGCATTTCCTTTGCTAGCATTGATATTAATAAATTCATATATTGGCATACTTTCAATGTTACTTTTCATTGAGTTAATATAATTAAAAAGTTGCTCACTTTTTAGTCAATAATCAAATTCTATTTCTTGTTCCTCAGGAACAAAAATCATTAGTTGAATTACATCTGTATATTCAAAATCTTTTTCATCTGATAAATCTTCAACAACGAACTTATCAATTCAGTTACGTTCAATCAGTGATTGCGCTCTTAACGGAATTCCGTTTCAATAAACATGCTGATTTTTTAAATAAAAGCCCAAAACACAAACATTCATTTCAATCATTTTTTCAAAAACCTTTTTAACGATGTCAGCATCAATTGCTGAATAATACAAAGGCTCATATTTACTGGCCTTTGATATCATTGCTCCATTGGCAACTATTACCAAATCCAAATGATCTTCAATATCAAAAAAATCAGCACGTGGTTTTGCACTATGCCATGATTGTCCAGTTGCAATTGTTACTCCAATATTTTGTTTTGCTGCGTTTAGTAAAACTTCCTGATCAACGTCATTGGCTAATTGACCATGCTCTAAGACTGTTCCATCCAAATCAGTTACTATTAATTTAATATTTGCTAATTTACTCATTTTTACCCCTACTTTTGACTAATACTTTTGTGCTTGGTTTTTCTGATCAGTATGTTGACAGCTCTTTTGCTTCATAAAAATTACTATCAAGCATCTCTTGGTCAATTCCAAAATACTTCATTGCCTTAGCAGTTGCATCATCATCTTTAACAATTTTATTTTCAAATTTTAATCAGTGATAAGTCGTTTGATAAAAATGAGTCATTAAAGAAAAGCAATGTTGTGAATAATCGTAAATTAAAATTTCATCATTTGGCGAATTTGGTTTTCGATCCATGTACATTCTAATACTGTCATATGGTGGAGTTATTAAATCATTTTTCCCATGCGAGTAAAAAATAGGAAAATTTGGCATTACATTTTTATTTTCATAATAGTCAAAAACGTTCAAATCTTCTCAATCTAATTTCGTATCCTTAATTTGCGAAGCCAAAATTTTATCAATAACTTTTTTTGTGCTTTTTTTGCGAATAAATTTGCTCAGTCAAGAACTTCTTGTGTGTGCTAATAAAGTTCTAATTGAACCATAAGAAATTTCACTAATGGCAAATTTGACTTTGTATTTTTTCATAAGTTCAGTGTCTTTAACACTTGTATAGTTTATTGTAAAAGCTCCCATACTTGCACCTGTTAAACCCAAAATTTCATATTCATGGTTTTCATAAAGTCATTTCATAGCTGCTAATAAATCTTCACGCTCTAAAATTCCCATTGTGGTATATTGTTCTTTTTCACTATCTCCATGATTACGAAAATCATACGCCAAAATATTATATCCTAATTCAATAAATGGTCTTGCTCAATAAAGACCTCAATATTTATGTCCCCCAAATCAATGGTTAGCAATAATTCATTTTTTAGAGTTGGGATTTGTAATGTATTGAACTCCTGTTAGAATAACTCCATCACTAGTTTCAAATTTAACTGGAAGTAGATTTGATGAAACATCAATTTGTAGCTGAGGACGTTTATAAAATTT encodes:
- a CDS encoding RluA family pseudouridine synthase; amino-acid sequence: MTKFTVNKNDSQQTLFKFVKKSYSTTPLSVIYKWFRKGDVKLNGKRIKDQKYLIHENDIIEVYDTNKPAVRDEFKYVEWQGMMVAYEDENIIIINKEANIEMHSPINVSLDDMVKSYLYDHEEYDPEQENSFVVSHVHRLDKLTSGLVMYAKNKVALDILLTAVQNKNDIEKYYIAKVSNHFKKSFTAKGWIWYDQDQQISIFSEEEKPGYKYCETKFEVVLEQDEFNVIEAQLLTGRKHQIRATLAYYGYPIVNDYRYKGIKINSERMIFLSASKLVFKKLPEPLAYLNEEIIELNLFLEE
- a CDS encoding CPBP family intramembrane glutamic endopeptidase; translation: MDSTISSTKVNFWNKVQLPETNVDRQYGFLFKIYNPKTDGIIFIVTILLIPFISLFIFRFAFGMNPAVKDVNAWLPMANQGVVILSALIGGYVLYNRNTKLFVKTGLLTFYTFLLIPFIVAMIGMMIISVIPTFVNVNEEGTSQLNNWGTLLVTWFQIIGELVVIWIAFKSTTDLKSRVLETFKKNWRLLSITVAIGILIMVGICIFGYAAFASQIGLEESENQNTITGPLKDANSTFKGIYIFTLIIFTVLAAPIAEELACRHAIFVGVGNRGIAIFISAFYFGIMHVSNGDIENLLNYLIAGFILAITFSISRGNVTYTWLVHMGYNFTALMLIVAK
- a CDS encoding phosphoenolpyruvate-utilizing N-terminal domain-containing protein, whose translation is MFENPYLDRLKQYLTNVDFKIVAELEKIANGENNSPSSLNKLEKAKKNILKRIAEAQESSSFSVKQEIANFEEKLGISFEEITLVEGTNKKVAIPQNKISEADLSNEIYNLSQSINAVKNQIKTSKEFEKDADEAIAVLRVLENQTLINEIKNVINSKRYNAMFSVFMIYNKFYNSYKVMRSEESTKTASNIKYTMNLILSDLETRGYKTESVYDGPLAIYAPTLSIKDRGLILNDQVKGFVVRTKPTQEVQILASINDKFIIMTTKTFVDFKSENWSKQN
- a CDS encoding HPr family phosphocarrier protein, with the translated sequence MAQFTAIITDKVGLHARPASVLAKEASKYESEIKIIAGDKSGNLKSIMNVMAMAIKNGVEVTIEADGTDAEAAIAGVKQAMVDSGLIG
- a CDS encoding ATP-dependent helicase, which encodes MSMSNLLDELNLKQLEAVVTTKQPLRIIAGAGSGKTKVITTKIAYLIQEEHIAPWKILAVTFTNKAAREMKERVELLTGNLQSKPFISTFHAWCSRILREEFNLVGLQKGFLIIDQNDQKQMIKKIVRELDLFDEPLIRDLNKQAVNQISNWKNNFVSPKEVMDESYSLLEKNLAAVYRIYEQKLLENNSVDFNDLQIKVHQLFNQNPETVNKWRDRYDYVMVDEFQDTNDVQFDLIKFLTRGKTNLTVVGDPDQTIYSWRGARVNIILNFEKTYKDAKSVVLNENYRSTQQILDIANDFINNNQNREKKDIFTNNSSGNKVQVKECASMYTEAKFIASEIKNLVKEGYKYGDVYVLYRMNAWSREIEKVLDNSKIPFQLIGGIKFRDRKVIKDAISMLKMVVVKDNLSAERVLNFTPKIGNITIQRIFELSRDKAMNIFDLITHENESLINLATKNLKDLRLTLIEGRRIYEKNISIAGLIKYLLAASGYEKRLEILEDEDALQNIKALYDQLSHFDESFDPLEYNEEDRFIAFLQEESLASEEDDETHPNKVTLLTIHSAKGLENKVVFVAGLNRDVFPGKRSMFSTEELEEERRALYVALTRAQEKLYISYIRGEWSYISQGELSPSKFITELNKELYEFESGLFAHANGTITSTKVVKTEKDLWSEKFDEQHENDYASGDLVEHVIFGEGIVIKIIGTQLQVAFNNPMYGVMVIPIGNKALSKK
- a CDS encoding RDD family protein, whose protein sequence is MNSDNLQYDMVKLEDKDHEISLNQENAYRLASIYKVLFARLFDLFLASTPGFVLTFVFKIEPAQWALALGMLFASLLIMAVYFVLVPFLLKGNTIGKFLFKIRLVNYEHKVSMKALISREAFFLFIPWVVMLVAQITAILLMGPYNEDKPINNSIFNLAKIIVNLSYLFYTLWLLFLCLEIKLQEQQRSFVDIKFGLYVVESKPKIAKAKKEFTRILKRSEEHIALSDQPGNFDENVLKEIAVDELSEFNQSISLDKKNLLENLKVESEKKKQLETRKENFDE
- a CDS encoding glycosyltransferase, which produces MLLSFVISAQGKENKLFKTINSLKRQTIDDYELIIVNDDPSIEKESIEFLKDQFRENEKIIVAFNNKGQGSATNWNTGLQLASGEYVSFIKEGDILESNFIEEIKKITQGKKPKIDILEYRLNFSGLFEATSTTALQMDKVYELPKSTEVFAHFNQMIYGKIFRLKYLKDFRINFRRSVRFDTLFLYKALGQARTFYFTSKVLCNHRSTVLKYSAFDLVNQWPHILNYYRRIGAYKELKDELNYAYYYQMTYDFLNLVKEFGNKQLYKKALKYADTKMENKIRSFMKTNSVYLEDRNPDFTKRIKEFEGFVSSELRKIGK
- the asnS gene encoding asparagine--tRNA ligase produces the protein MELAQIFKSQGTLEHKELVFLGRVRSNRQGKVVSFMILNDGTTINDLQVVYKTTTNGFEEGLKARVSSIVEVTGTIVLTPGKQQPFEMQATKIELLDQAIEDYPLQKKEHSSEFLREIAHLRARTKTFNAIFRIRSTAAFALHKFFQEKDFIYVQTPIITSNDAEGAGEQFVVTVNEDKDYANDFFAKKAALTVSGQLNAEAFAQAFKNTYTFGPTFRAENSHTNRHASEFWMLEPEVAFNDLAKNIILIEDMLKSTVSYVMEKNIEELKFLESNLEAGLIDKISKIVNSEFKTMKYEEVLKVLQKAIDNGHQFEDNNIYFGLDLGTEHERYICEVVNKCPTFVIDYPKEIKAFYMKQNSDGKTVAAVDLLVPGIGELIGGSQREDNTDKIKERCIEIGINPNDLEWYISLRDYGYYKSAGFGLGFERLLMYITGASNIRDVIPFPRTPKNLLF
- a CDS encoding HAD family hydrolase, with protein sequence MSKLANIKLIVTDLDGTVLEHGQLANDVDQEVLLNAAKQNIGVTIATGQSWHSAKPRADFFDIEDHLDLVIVANGAMISKASKYEPLYYSAIDADIVKKVFEKMIEMNVCVLGFYLKNQHVYWNGIPLRAQSLIERNWIDKFVVEDLSDEKDFEYTDVIQLMIFVPEEQEIEFDYWLKSEQLFNYINSMKSNIESMPIYEFININASKGNAIKKLAKMININLNEIIIFGDNMNDISMFTEIPNSVAMGNAVEPIKEIAKYITDTNKNGGVGKFITQHILKEEK
- a CDS encoding alpha/beta hydrolase family protein, producing the protein MGNKLFSRVNRITSRVYADLENILFSGFKKRSNVYLYPEIKKMNKIMRKFYKRPQLQIDVSSNLLPVKFETSDGVILTGVQYITNPNSKKWIIANHWFGGHKYWGLYWARPFIELGYNILAYDFRNHGDSEKEQYTTMGILEREDLLAAMKWLYENHEYEILGLTGASMGAFTINYTSVKDTELMKKYKVKFAISEISYGSIRTLLAHTRSSWLSKFIRKKSTKKVIDKILASQIKDTKLDWEDLNVFDYYENKNVMPNFPIFYSHGKNDLITPPYDSIRMYMDRKPNSPNDEILIYDYSQHCFSLMTHFYQTTYHWLKFENKIVKDDDATAKAMKYFGIDQEMLDSNFYEAKELSTYWSEKPSTKVLVKSRGKNE